The proteins below are encoded in one region of Mya arenaria isolate MELC-2E11 chromosome 15, ASM2691426v1:
- the LOC128219260 gene encoding FMRFamide receptor-like, translated as MDRNCSSLHNSGTNISDCFDQVQAGETDSTICTLERYFVPFIAVIGVLGNLLALTVFLRKSMRNNSSSFFLAVRCLSDAGFLLVLMVIWVSTVFELYLSKVLFVCKALIFLTYVFGCLSVWLVIFVTAENYTRICKPFLVHRLCKTLYAKNIFFVILVVIISSYSFPFWAMTDNCVPFAAHYEFVTIMVYIDSVLTLFLPIILIAILMAAIVTSTIQARKRRRRLSRSKMRKTMNPTKKVTTMLFAVTVTFIVLNIPSHSVRLWLMVSTFLEHDNVGTSAVSISQTISSLLYYLSMSINVIIYYIFGSKFRRTLNGLFLPKELSEHSSTRSDGSTARETLRKVSMPLLGEINYAANNDSFCLGHTMTPTKSSYL; from the coding sequence ATGGATCGTAATTGCTCATCCCTCCATAACAGTGGGACAAACATCAGCGATTGTTTTGACCAAGTTCAAGCCGGAGAAACAGACTCTACGATATGTACACTTGAGCGATATTTTGTACCGTTTATTGCAGTTATCGGGGTATTAGGAAATCTTTTGGCATTAACAGTATTTTTACGGAAATCGATGAGAAACAATTCGTCCAGTTTTTTTCTGGCCGTGCGTTGCTTGTCGGACGCGGGCTTTTTGTTGGTGCTCATGGTGATTTGGGTATCGACGGTGTTTGAACTGTACTTGAGCAAAGTGTTGTTTGTGTGCAaagctttaatatttttgacCTACGTATTTGGGTGCTTATCTGTGTGGCTTGTAATCTTTGTTACAGCAGAGAACTATACACGAATTTGCAAGCCTTTCCTTGTACACAGACTGTGTAAGACcctttatgcaaaaaatatcttttttgtaattttagtGGTTATCATTAGCAGCTACAGTTTTCCATTTTGGGCAATGACAGATAATTGCGTGCCTTTCGCAGCTCATTATGAGTTCGTTACAATAATGGTGTATATTGATTCGGTGCTGACCCTGTTCTTACCGATTATTTTAATTGCTATACTTATGGCTGCGATTGTCACATCGACAATTCAAGCACGTAAAAGGCGACGAAGGCTTAGTCGGTCAAAAATGAGGAAAACCATGAACCCAACTAAGAAAGTTACGACGATGCTCTTCGCTGTCACCGTTACATTTATAGTTTTGAACATTCCATCGCATAGCGTTCGGCTTTGGTTAATGGTGTCCACATTTCTTGAACATGACAATGTAGGGACATCGGCTGTTTCAATTAGTCAGACCATATCATCCCTGTTGTACTACCTGTCGATGTCTATCAATGTGATCATTTACTATATTTTCGGAAGCAAGTTCCGGAGAACACTTAATGGACTTTTCCTACCAAAAGAATTAAGCGAACATTCATCGACAAGGTCAGATGGTTCCACTGCCCGTGAAACCTTGAGGAAAGTTTCTATGCCTCTCCTCGGTGAGATCAACTATGCAGCGAACAACGACAGTTTCTGTTTGGGACACACAATGACGCCAACCAAAAGCTCTTATTTGTGA